Proteins encoded by one window of Aphis gossypii isolate Hap1 chromosome X, ASM2018417v2, whole genome shotgun sequence:
- the LOC114121923 gene encoding uncharacterized protein CG45076-like, with amino-acid sequence MVYSSDFYTSRRPAYYKPASSYSVTPLYSSDGYDLPPTYYKAHQVYQTSTTPTPFILTPSLSTGKPSPNVLPYNGYPYNHHHYVPMHRRSAATIHGVLDRIEHRPRSHPSYDPTDEYLNSRSSTNFDDVTRDIRAQTAGLLKQVYTPTIRPKISSVSNGYGSELPVSQRIESDAYIEKILSDSDSYRRDNNIGKGHLACVSYAGGKAYPRRRPHLSKEVDDNITMLSYYNKTREAVAASSTNPTVKVNNTDTSGNNYRGKNFGDDNKYNFNKNESTPNKNLAAEKEAAQSAAEKETTRILAEEKVAKEEAARLAAEEDAARVAVEEEAARVAAEEEAARVAAEEEAARVAAEKEAARIAAEEEAARLAAEEEAARLAAEEEAARIAVEEEAARLAAEEEAARLAAEEEAARIAAEEAAARVAAEEEAARVAAEEEAARVAAEEEAARSALEKNVEETEETQQVVKETEEEIDQSEQQTDLYEKIGDISSESQETNAAAIAQSSTITTSTEIINEDEGGVKTTAVFQRTIKQTTTITSSTSVVSENDDDDTNTKVEIHEIVEENGESGEDDHDTEHLDAAQAEGQESSEEEDESEEEEESEEE; translated from the exons CCACTGTACTCGTCCGATGGCTATGATTTGCCACCTACCTACTATAAG GCGCATCAAGTTTATCAGACGAGTACTACACCTACTCCATTTATTTTGACACCGTCATTATCGACCGGGAAACCATCTCCAAATGTTTTACCTTACAATGGTTATCCTTATAATCACCATCATTACGTACCAATGCACAGAAGATCCGCAGCTACTATTCATGGTGTTTTAGATAGGATAGAACATCGTCCAAGATCTCATCCATCGTACGACCCTACTGATGAATATCTGAACTCTAGAAGTTCTACA aaCTTTGATGATGTTACAAGAGACATCAGAGCTCAAACCGCTGGGTTGCTTAAACAAGTATACACTCCTACAATCAGGCCCAAAATATCCTCGGTGTCTAATGGATATGGTAGTGAATTACCAGTATCTCAACGCATAGAATCTGATgcttatattgaaaaaatcctTTCTGACTCAGATTCTTATCGCCGCGATAATAacattg gtAAAGGACACTTGGCTTGCGTTTCATATGCTGGTGGCAAAGCATACCCTAGGAGAAGGCCACATTTGTCAAAAGAAGTTGATGACAATATCACTATGTTgtcttattacaataaaacaagaGAAGCTGTGGCGGCATCCTCAACAAATCCAACAGTTAAAGTAAATAACACGGACACATCAGGGAATAACTATCGGGGAAAAAACTTTGGAGatgataacaaatataattttaacaagaaTGAGTCCACGCCTAACAAGAATTTAGCAGCCGAAAAGGAAGCAGCTCAATCAGCAGCTGAAAAAGAAACCACACGGATACTAGCTGAAGAGAAAGTAGCTAAAGAAGAAGCAGCTCGATTGGCCGCTGAAGAAGACGCAGCTAGAGTAGCGGTTGAAGAAGAAGCAGCTCGAGTAGCGGCTGAAGAAGAAGCAGCTCGAGTAGCGGCTGAAGAAGAAGCAGCTCGAGTAGCAGCTGAAAAAGAAGCAGCTAGAATAGCGGCTGAAGAAGAAGCAGCTAGACTAGCAGCTGAAGAAGAAGCGGCTAGACTAGCAGCTGAAGAAGAAGCGGCTAGAATAGCAGTGGAAGAAGAAGCGGCTAGACTAGCAGCTGAAGAAGAAGCGGCTAGATTAGCAGCTGAAGAAGAAGCAGCTAGAATAGCAGCTGAAGAAGCAGCGGCTCGAGTAGCGGCTGAAGAAGAAGCAGCTCGAGTAGCAGCTGAAGAAGAAGCAGCTCGAGTAGCGGCAGAAGAAGAAGCAGCTCGATCagcattagaaaaaaatgttgaagaaACCGAAGAAACTCAACAAGTAGTCAAAGAAACAGAAGAAGAAATTGATCAATCTGAACAACAGACAGATTTGTATGAGAAAATTGGAGATATAAGCTCAGAATCTCAAGAAACTAATGCTGCTGCGATTGCACAATCGTCAACCATAACCACCTCCACTGAAATAATTAACGAAGATGAAGGTGGAGTTAAAACTACAGCAGTATTTCAACGAACAATCAAACAAACTACTACCATAACAAGTAGTACCTCTGTTGTGTCTGAaaacgatgatgatgatactAATACAAAGGTTGAAATACACGAGATAGTTGAAGAAAATGGTGAAAGTGGTGAAGACGATCATGATACCGAGCATCTAGATGCTGCTCAAGCAGAAGGACAAGAATCATCTGAGGAAGAAGACGAATCAGAAGAGGAAGAGGAGTCCGAAGAAGAATGA